The Kiloniellales bacterium genome window below encodes:
- a CDS encoding GIY-YIG nuclease family protein: MHYVYLIESVQQPPHRYVGLTTDLKQRIADHNSGKSAHTAKFKPWRLVTYVAFSDEAKAVSFERYLKSGSGHAFARRRLW; the protein is encoded by the coding sequence ATGCATTACGTCTATTTGATTGAGAGCGTTCAGCAACCGCCACATCGCTATGTTGGCCTGACAACCGATCTCAAGCAACGGATCGCAGACCACAATTCTGGCAAGTCCGCGCACACCGCCAAGTTCAAGCCGTGGCGGCTGGTGACGTATGTCGCATTCTCTGATGAGGCCAAGGCGGTATCGTTTGAGCGCTATTTGAAATCCGGCTCCGGCCACGCATTCGCGCGGCGGAGGTTATGGTAG
- the lepA gene encoding translation elongation factor 4, protein MTELSHIRNFAIIAHIDHGKSTLADRIIQFCGAVEDREMREQLLDSMELERERGITIKAQTVRLSYQAQDGETYQLNLIDTPGHVDFTYEVSRSLAACEGSLLLIDASQGVEAQTLANVYLAIDNDHEVVPVLNKIDLPAAEPERVKAQIEEVIGLDASDAVEISAKTGQGVGEVLEALVRRLPPPVGDPDAPLKALLVDSWYDAYLGVVTLVRVVDGRLKTGAKIRMMATGAVHQVDRVGVFSPKMQNTGELGPGEIGFLTASIKSVADCQVGDTLTEERRPAETALAGFKPSVPVVFCGLFPADAADYEDLRESLAKLALNDSSFEYEAETSTALGFGFRCGFLGLLHLEIIQERLEREFKLDLITTAPSVIYKVHLTDGRMLELHNPADLPEVTRITKMEEPWIKATILVPDDYLGAVLKLCEDRRGIQSDLTYAGNRAMVVYDLPLNEVVYDFYDRLKSISRGYASFDYQIDHYQEADLVKVSILVNQEPVDALAMIVHRSQSETRGRALCQRLKDLIPRQLFKIAIQAAIGGKVIARETVSALRKDVTAKCYGGDVTRKRKLLEKQKKGKKRMRQFGNVEIPQSAFIAALKMDDG, encoded by the coding sequence ATGACCGAGCTTTCGCATATCCGCAACTTCGCGATCATCGCGCACATCGACCACGGCAAGTCGACCCTGGCCGACCGCATCATCCAGTTCTGCGGTGCGGTCGAGGACCGCGAGATGCGCGAGCAGCTGCTCGATTCCATGGAGCTGGAGCGCGAGCGGGGCATCACCATCAAGGCCCAGACCGTGCGCCTCTCTTACCAGGCACAAGATGGCGAGACCTATCAGCTCAACCTGATCGACACCCCGGGCCACGTCGACTTCACCTACGAGGTCAGCCGCTCCCTGGCCGCCTGCGAGGGCTCGCTGCTGCTGATCGACGCCAGCCAGGGAGTCGAGGCCCAAACCCTGGCCAACGTCTACCTGGCGATCGACAACGACCACGAGGTCGTCCCGGTGCTCAACAAGATCGACCTGCCGGCTGCCGAGCCCGAGCGGGTCAAGGCGCAGATCGAGGAGGTCATCGGCCTCGACGCCTCGGACGCCGTCGAGATCTCGGCCAAGACCGGGCAGGGGGTCGGGGAGGTCCTCGAAGCCCTGGTCCGGCGCCTGCCGCCGCCCGTAGGCGATCCCGATGCGCCGCTCAAGGCCCTGCTGGTCGATTCCTGGTATGACGCCTATCTGGGCGTGGTGACCCTGGTCCGGGTGGTCGACGGCCGGCTCAAGACCGGCGCCAAGATCCGCATGATGGCGACCGGCGCGGTCCACCAGGTCGACCGGGTCGGGGTCTTCTCGCCGAAGATGCAGAACACCGGCGAACTGGGCCCGGGCGAGATCGGCTTCCTGACCGCTTCGATCAAGTCGGTCGCCGACTGCCAGGTCGGCGACACCCTGACCGAGGAGCGGCGCCCCGCCGAGACCGCGCTGGCCGGCTTCAAGCCCAGCGTGCCGGTGGTCTTCTGCGGCCTCTTCCCGGCCGACGCCGCCGACTACGAGGACCTGCGCGAGAGCCTGGCCAAGCTGGCCCTCAACGATTCCAGCTTCGAGTACGAGGCGGAGACCTCGACCGCCCTGGGCTTCGGCTTCCGCTGCGGATTCCTGGGGCTGCTGCACCTGGAGATCATCCAGGAGCGCCTGGAGCGGGAGTTCAAGCTCGACCTGATCACCACTGCGCCCAGCGTGATCTACAAGGTCCACCTGACCGACGGCCGCATGCTGGAGCTGCACAACCCGGCCGATCTGCCCGAGGTCACCCGGATCACCAAGATGGAGGAGCCCTGGATCAAGGCGACGATCCTGGTTCCCGACGACTACCTCGGCGCGGTGCTCAAGCTCTGCGAAGACCGGCGCGGCATTCAGTCCGACCTGACCTATGCTGGCAACCGGGCCATGGTGGTCTACGACCTGCCGCTGAACGAGGTGGTCTACGACTTCTACGACCGTCTCAAGTCGATCAGCCGGGGCTACGCCAGCTTCGACTACCAGATCGACCACTACCAGGAGGCGGACCTGGTCAAGGTCTCGATCCTGGTCAACCAGGAGCCGGTCGACGCCCTGGCCATGATCGTCCACCGCAGCCAGTCCGAGACCCGGGGCCGGGCGCTTTGCCAGCGGCTCAAGGACCTGATCCCACGACAGCTCTTCAAGATCGCGATCCAGGCGGCGATCGGCGGCAAGGTCATCGCCCGCGAGACGGTCAGCGCGCTCCGCAAGGACGTCACGGCCAAGTGCTACGGCGGCGACGTGACCCGCAAGCGCAAGCTGCTGGAGAAGCAGAAGAAGGGCAAGAAGCGCATGCGGCAGTTCGGCAACGTCGAGATCCCGCAGTCCGCCTTCATCGCCGCCCTCAAGATGGACGACGGCTGA
- a CDS encoding DinB family protein — translation MHDLCSHFAILARNNLWSNHRLHGACAQLSGGEYRKPRRAAFFGSIHGTLNHILLIDRYYLDRLAGRAEDRFDYHVELAPDLPGLTAAQESADRRLLDLTLSLSEAGLEAPVTLSGYDGKPLQDPVRSVLLHLFLHQVHHRGQVHALLKETPVEPPQLDEFFLSQDLGRREAELRELGLV, via the coding sequence ATGCATGACCTCTGCAGCCACTTCGCAATCCTGGCCCGCAACAACCTCTGGTCCAACCACCGGCTCCACGGCGCTTGCGCGCAGCTCAGCGGTGGCGAGTACCGCAAGCCGCGCCGCGCCGCCTTCTTCGGCTCGATCCACGGCACCCTGAACCACATCCTGCTGATCGATCGCTATTACCTGGACCGCCTGGCGGGACGGGCGGAGGACCGCTTCGACTACCACGTCGAGCTCGCCCCCGACCTGCCGGGGCTGACCGCGGCCCAGGAAAGCGCGGATCGTCGGCTGCTGGACTTGACCCTGTCCCTGAGCGAGGCCGGTCTCGAGGCGCCGGTGACGCTCAGCGGCTATGATGGCAAACCGCTCCAGGACCCGGTGCGCAGCGTGCTGCTGCACCTCTTCCTGCATCAGGTCCACCATCGCGGCCAGGTCCATGCCCTCCTGAAGGAGACTCCGGTCGAGCCGCCGCAGCTGGACGAGTTCTTCCTGTCGCAGGATCTCGGCCGGCGCGAAGCGGAACTGCGGGAGCTCGGGCTGGTCTGA
- a CDS encoding MoaD/ThiS family protein codes for MVRVTLAGPLQAAADGRSEFELEAANIRELLTRLSEDHPKLKPVIEKGVTVAIDGELYRSAWFQPIPPGSEVHILPRMAGG; via the coding sequence ATGGTTCGGGTCACCCTCGCCGGGCCCTTGCAGGCGGCGGCCGACGGCCGGTCCGAGTTCGAGCTGGAGGCCGCCAACATCCGCGAACTGCTGACCCGCCTCAGCGAGGATCATCCCAAGCTCAAGCCGGTGATCGAGAAGGGCGTCACCGTGGCGATCGACGGCGAGCTCTACCGCAGCGCCTGGTTCCAGCCCATCCCGCCCGGCAGCGAGGTCCACATCCTGCCCCGCATGGCCGGGGGCTAG